In Methanosarcina siciliae T4/M, one genomic interval encodes:
- a CDS encoding type IV pilin N-terminal domain-containing protein, with amino-acid sequence MEDKKNGALGKDCQAVSEVMGQVLMLVIVVLAFSSIAVIIFSDEVNINPPHTPKADLQERIDTDANTVQIFHKGGEAIDLKDAKIVLNINGQQEEYELSSDPSVSYDATNNVLMTGDYIVIDTNLSRGIDLKSTDTIDMYFVDTESDQLIQRVMLQSGGEESEISDDTDDTDRYWITPYPNGTADDTSEGWISTEAINEIGDGIFTTYYAPNKKDGNPNSTAQVFDFDIDVDEEGLTEPFSNVTLKIVYSVHDKNYEYIALDISVDDSEENPEWIRVEQNMPEYNENFEPYYIDLTSYVENIEEIEAFKVRIVAVTHADKKADKTSWIDFLGIHVE; translated from the coding sequence GTGGAGGATAAAAAAAACGGGGCACTTGGGAAGGACTGCCAGGCAGTTTCAGAGGTAATGGGACAGGTGCTCATGTTGGTCATAGTTGTGTTGGCTTTTTCTTCAATAGCCGTGATCATATTTTCGGACGAGGTAAATATAAATCCGCCTCACACGCCAAAGGCTGACCTGCAAGAAAGAATCGACACGGATGCGAATACCGTGCAGATCTTCCATAAAGGGGGAGAAGCTATTGATCTGAAAGATGCGAAGATTGTTCTCAATATTAACGGGCAACAGGAAGAATATGAGTTGTCTTCCGACCCCAGCGTTAGTTACGACGCCACAAATAATGTCCTGATGACCGGGGATTACATTGTAATCGATACTAACCTTAGCAGAGGGATAGACCTGAAGAGTACGGACACAATCGATATGTACTTTGTAGACACCGAATCAGATCAGCTAATCCAGAGAGTTATGCTCCAGAGCGGAGGCGAAGAAAGCGAAATTTCTGATGATACTGATGATACCGACAGATACTGGATAACTCCTTATCCGAATGGAACAGCAGATGATACTTCCGAAGGATGGATATCTACAGAAGCGATTAATGAGATCGGAGATGGGATTTTTACCACTTATTATGCCCCGAATAAAAAAGATGGAAACCCTAACTCCACAGCCCAGGTATTCGATTTTGACATCGACGTAGATGAGGAAGGACTTACAGAACCATTCAGCAACGTAACCTTAAAAATAGTATACAGCGTGCACGATAAAAATTACGAATATATTGCACTTGACATCAGTGTTGACGACTCTGAAGAAAACCCCGAATGGATAAGAGTCGAACAAAACATGCCGGAGTACAATGAAAATTTCGAACCTTATTACATAGATCTTACTTCCTATGTGGAAAATATTGAAGAAATTGAGGCATTCAAGGTAAGGATAGTTGCTGTCACACATGCAGACAAAAAAGCCGATAAAACCTCATGGATAGACTTCCTGGGAATCCACGTCGAATAA
- a CDS encoding type IV pilin, with amino-acid sequence MDLKKIFNDNKAVSPVIGVVLMVAITVILAAAIGSSVFGQGPAKSAPQANIDIKAVNASDPGYIKFEHLGGEPIYFNENSTTKVMAALDGTSVEIDATGLGTLDVGDMVTIGLNDASNNTSAAFSGGPSSGDTVNIKIIDVQTKQLICDTDVRF; translated from the coding sequence ATGGATCTCAAAAAAATATTTAATGATAATAAGGCAGTGTCCCCAGTTATCGGTGTCGTGCTGATGGTTGCAATTACTGTCATCCTCGCTGCTGCAATCGGTTCCTCTGTCTTTGGCCAGGGCCCCGCCAAATCTGCACCGCAGGCTAACATAGATATTAAAGCAGTTAACGCCTCAGATCCCGGGTATATAAAGTTTGAACACCTTGGTGGTGAGCCTATTTATTTCAATGAAAACTCCACCACTAAGGTTATGGCAGCTCTTGATGGTACATCTGTAGAAATTGATGCTACTGGTCTTGGCACATTAGATGTGGGTGATATGGTCACAATCGGGTTGAATGATGCTTCGAATAATACCTCTGCTGCATTCAGTGGCGGTCCTTCTTCCGGTGACACTGTCAATATCAAAATTATAGATGTCCAAACCAAGCAGCTTATCTGTGACACGGATGTAAGATTCTAA